Sequence from the Camelus bactrianus isolate YW-2024 breed Bactrian camel chromosome 21, ASM4877302v1, whole genome shotgun sequence genome:
CCATTTCAGTCAtgaaattggcaaaaaaaaaaaattttagaaacccCAACTCTGTTGTTAACATTGATTTGTTTTGGGGGAAAGCTTGTCATTTCATATATCACCAATAGGAATAAAAATTGATTTAGTCTTTATagagggcaatttggcaatatttaacaaaatttaaaatgcaccAATCTTTTGTGGCAACAGTTCCATATCTAAGTATTTATTATACATGTGCAAAATGATGAGTAGACAAGACTATAAACTGCAACATTGTTTGTAATAGCAGAAGACTGAACACAATCTAAATATACATCCATGAGGGTCTTGTTGAATAAATCATGGTAGATCCATACAGTGGTGTACATCTActaaagaagaaaggaggggagaggagaagaatgaggtagttttatatacattaatttgGAACAGCCTCCAAGATATGTTATCCAGTGAAAAAAGCAATGTGCAGAAATGTGTATAGTATGCTGTGATGTgcataaaaagttttaaaagaatgcACATGTGTGTACATATTGGTAAGTGCATAGAATATATCTGAAAGGATATATAAAAAACTAGCTGGAGGGGAGGAACCCCTCGGGAAGGGTACTAAATAGCCAAGGAATgggataagaaacttgtgtttcATTCTATATCCTCTTgtacattttgaattttgagtAAATATGTGCATTATCTATTTAagagtgaatattttaaaaccatgtgTGTGTAAAATTTTGCAGTCTGattttatgcttattttataaatatttgtatatagcATATTGCATATAATTAGTATAACATTAATGGTTTCTAGGAGCTCTCTTTCCCCTTCTGTTACAAATAATGATCTGGATATTTGCTGTCATTAATAACTGTATTCCCTAATGCCTTCCAGCCTTTTGTATGCTCTTCTGTCTGCCTAGAATACCGTACTTACCTTGCTCTCTCCTTGCCTGCACATTCAGTGTATTCCTCCTAAGAGGTCCAGTTCAAATACTACTAGCTTTACCTTATTCTCTCAGGCATACTTATTCAGGCAGTACTTTGTATACCTCCagaataaagattttttattttatggtaaTTGATTGTGTATTAGTTTCTCCTCCCCAAAGACtacatcttttcatctttgttaACAAAATCCTCTGGCACCCCCAACCCTTGCCAAGATCTTACTAGCTAGTAGAGAACAGTTAaactcaaagtccatagttccAATGTCCCTGGGGGTGATACCAGAGGGTCCTGTGCACAATTCAGCCCATTCCAGGGAGGGTTTGATTGTCTCATTTGTGTTCCTGCAGCTCTACTGCTTGGTTCAGAACCATCAGTCTTTGTGTTTTCAGAAACATGGGTTCATTATTGATAGCTATATGCCCTTTTAAGGCCCTGACCAGCCCCCTGCCACCActtccaaccccccccccccagatccATGCTGCTAATTTCACATTGGGCTAGAAATGATAGAAAGGCTTATCAGTTGGTTAAGGATGTAATCTAGAGCCAGACTGTGCCTGAGAGTGAATTCCAGTTCTACAAattagtgtctgtgtgtgtttctttcattGAACTTGACTATTCCTCATTTCTTCAAATGTAAATGAGGATAACGGAAGTCACTATCTTAAGGTTGTTGCCAGAATTAAAGGAGCTAATTTTGCAAAATGTTTAGGACagtacctagcacatagtaagcactgtGTAAATGTTagggggtttatttatttatttatttatttatttatttatttatttatttatttaatcattctctTTACCAAGTTCTCTAAGTGTGGACCTAATTCCCCACAGCATAACAGAGACCAAGTTATAACTTACAAGAATTCTTTGCTGAAGTGTCCAGAATAATTAAAGGCagtaacaaaagagaaaaatttctaaaacCCATCTACACTGATCCTCTAAAGGGTGGCTACCTCCCTGTAGTAGAGCCAGCATTTCCCTCACCATTCTGAGTTATCTTCCAGAATATCAGAGTCCAGATTAACCCCTTAAAGaccagagggagaaaaaaatctaaattccttCCCTAATTCAAGATTTCTCCTTTTGTCCCAGGAGTTACCTTTCCCCATGGTGACCAACAGTGGGATTTTCAACCATTTTCAGGTGCTCCCTGTGTACCCAACAGTACTATCCCATTAACAATGGTCTGACATCAGTGCATTTCTCAGAATTGAGTTTTCCAATCAGTTCTGTCcaattcctttttatagctgttCTAGGACAATTTCCATGAGGGCAAGGACTCTGCCTGCCTTGTGCTTGAATGTAGTAGgaactccataaatatttgcatGTGAATGAGCTCTTCCTTTGAAAAAAGATGAAGTTCCAACCTATACACTCTTCTTCAGTCTTTTCAAACTCTTGTGAGAATTACTTAAAGCAAGAATAAGCTAagcttataatttaaaaagaaaaaagaatctctaaaagaaatattcagagaTACAACTATACTTATGAGACAGCCCAATGTCTAAAGAAGAGACAGCCTTTTGTATTATCATGTACATTATGAGCTCTGCTTTATAAAGTGCTCTAGTaaggtgatgggggtggggcagtaAGATGCAGATTTAAGAAGACAGCTTTTCTGATGCTTAACTTACCTATCAAGATAttcctttattttgaaaatattcattgagcatttACTTTGTGTCAGGCATTATGGCATTTGGTTTTAGAGACACAGCAATAAACAAGATTGACATGCAGTCCATGTTGTGAGCTTCCAGTCTTTCAAAACAATTAAAGATTACAATAGGGGAAGTATTCTAAAGCTAGAGGTCTTCTGCCTGAACTTGAACAAGAGTAGATCTGCATtggtcatttttgtattttgaaatttcaagAGAGAGTCTGCTTGTTAACCTGGCTCtagtattttaaaagtttgaaaattaaTGGCTTATATTTGATACGAATTTCATCCTGAAAGTCTAttatgtgaatgaatgaagacaCATTGCACATATAGTTACAGTCACCCTATAAGCATTACTATCCTccttttataggtgagaaaatgcAGTTCCCAGAGTTAAAGTAACTCTTCAAAGTCTTTTCCCTCCaattttattgaggaataattgacaaatacacttgtatataattaaattatttgatATACATGTATATCATATACCTGTgatgattttatatacatatacattgtggaATGATTACCAAGATCAGTATAATTAACAGAtctgtcacctcacatagttaacgtgtgtgtgtatgtatgtgtgtgtgtgtgtgctgagaaTGCTTAATAtatactctcagcaactttcaaacatacaATACATACAATATCATTTTAGTAACTATAGTCATgatgtacattagatcctcagaattttttctttttataactgaaagtttatatcCTTTAACCTATATTTACccatttgtctctctctccccatctccaaaGTCTTATGCCAATTAAATTGCAAGCCTCATTCCAAATCTCTGCATCTGCCATCTCACAGTGCCCACACCCAAAAGGGAATAAACCTTTACTTCTCAAGGAGAGAGATCTCTAGTGAGATATTACAGAGCTTTGCCTTAGCCTTATTGAATAtccaatattttaaagaaagaaataaaagacaaagctCACATCATCATCTCAGTgattaaagaaaaagtatttggaaaaaaaaaatccacatccaTTCTTGATTAAAAAACCTTTAACactagaaagagaaaggaacttCTGTAGCCTGATAAAGGGCATTCACGAAAAGCCTACAGCTAATATTACACTTCAGAAAGACAATGCTTTTCCTCCTAAAatcagaacaagacaaggatgtctgctctcaaCATTGTAATGGAGGTTTCAGCcattagaaattaaattttgtAGATAAGACTATAGAATTTGATGGTTAATGGGCTCTGATCCAAAGTTACTGACACTGGTTGAAACTATCAACATTGTAAACAAGACACTTAAATTAAGGCTAAAAATAATGCTCTTGGGTTTAAAAGCCAACTTAGGAAGATACAACATTCTGCAAAGgattactgagtacctactgtgtgtcgTGCACAAGAGTCAGAGACGTGACTCCTTCCTAGAGAAGTTAATTCCAGAAGCAAAAATGTCTAGGCTAGAGTAAGGCAACTCATCTTGCGACTTCTGAACTCCTTTGACActtgttaaaaattgtttaattctaTTGTATTAAATCTAAACAGCCAAGACTGTATATTGTACTTTGATTCTCCACGGTTTCCAATCATTACCAGGAGCTCAATACCCTCTTATTGGATGACTGCATGCCTCCCTGCACACCCCCCGGGCCCCCGCTATCTCACCCGGACTACATGGAAGTTAAGGAAGCTTATTCCAAGCGTTAACGTGTGAATCTCGCGTTTTAAGAAAACAGTGCCTAGAACAGACTGAAATTCTAACAACTCTAAGTTTGGGAAAGTGGCCGGAAGGGTTTTCTGAGATTACGTTTCTGAGCATGAACGGAAGTCACTCTTTCAGCAATTTGCCGTTTATTAGGTGCCATACTCAGAACAGAGTAATCcgtttcctttctgttcctctcGTTGTACCCACAAGCTGGTGACCAGGTGACAAATTTGTCTTCGTTACTAGAAAATAAAGATCGCATTCTAGGAAGCCTTAAGGTAGCCCAATATCCCATCTTCCCATAGTAAAGATGGAGGCACTCTGAATGTAAACTACAGGTAATGCCACTTCCGCATTTCACTTGCGCCCTGGACCAAGATGGCGGACGAGGCCACCCGGCGTGTTGTGTCTGAGATCCCGGTGCTGAAGACTAACGCAGGACCTCGAGATCGAGAGTTGTGGGTGCAGCGACTCAAAGAGGAGTATCAGTCTCTTATCCGGGTCAGTAGTGCTTCTGCTGCGGACCGCATCGCAAAAGGGTTGCGGGCAATCAGGTGTCCTTACGAATCGGCTCCGTGTGGAAGCCGCTTCCGGTTTTAAAGTTTAACTTCCAAATTCATAGATATTAGACGACTGCGGGGCTGAGGGGCTTAGGGAGGCGCGGAGGGGAGGAGGTAGAAGAGACTCAGGTTAGAAACCACGGTGGAACCAGACTTTGGCTAAAAACAGCAGTTACTTTAGGGATACGCTGCCCTGGAAGATGACGTGTTCTTCTGGCCCCAGATGGTTGCTCTCCTGGATGTAGGGGAGGTGGTCAAAAGGAATTCCTGATGCTCTAAGTCCTGGTCCGCTTCTCTCTGCTACCTCCTTTACTTGTCCTGAGGAAGGAATACACGTTAAAGCTAAAACCTCAAGCAGGTATTAGTTGCAGAGAGTTGAGGAGCTGAGCTCGTAGTTAGGAATGAGCCATGTTCTCAGCTAGTCTCCCTTCTGTGGAAGAAGAAAGTTTGACTTCCTTGCGGTGGTCTCTGTTTCAAAGACCAGCAGCTTTCCTGGTACATGtattcatttcattaaaatatgtatatattgtacaTCTAGTACCACTTGGGAAGGCCAAATAAAGTGGAGCCAACCGAGATAGACAGAAACAGATCATTATAATACCTTACAAGGtgaaagagggaaagggagtCTGAGAAATTGCTAGAATGTTTGAAGCAGGAGGTGAGATACCTAATCCAGCTTGAGTCTGGTCAAGAAAGTCTTCCTAGAAGAGGCAATGCTTGAGCTGATCCTTAAACATAAGTTAGCCTGATAAAACATGAGGGTAAGAGAAGAACATTTAAGACAAAAGAAACGGCATAAGCAAAGGCATAGAAGCTAGAAACACCATGATGTGTGAAGAAACACAAGTAGTTCAGAGTTGTTAGAGCATCAAATGTGTGGCAGGGTGTGGTAGATAAGACTTGAGGAATAGGTTTGAGCACTTGAATTTTATCTTGGAGGCATTGGGATACCTTTAAAGGATTTTAAGTGGAGGAGTAACATGGTGAGATTTGAGTTTAGATTGATTACAGTGGAAGTAGGGAGGAAAACAGAATTGACAGGGATAAGACTAAAGTTAGGGGGCTGTCATTAATCCAGGCAAAGGATACTTCTCTGGCAAGGGAGATACCATGATCACAAAGGTGGTTTTCCCAGGGTGAGGCTTATCCATTGCACTCCAGATGTGCTGACCCCTGTGATTtcctcaagttaaaaaaaaaaaaaaaaaaaaaaagccaaagaaagatGATGATCTAAACTCAGTAACTATAGTGAAGTTAGAGAGAAGAGATAGGTTTGAAGAATATTCAGAAGGTAATATCAGCAGGACATCATAAAGGACTGGTTTGTAGAGTAAACGAGAGGGAGGGTCAAGGATGACTCCCAGATTTTTGGCTTGGTTTTTGACTGAATGCTAATATTGCCACCTGAGATTGATACAGTGGAGAAACAGATCTGAAAGACTAGGGGGAAATGCTGAATTTCAGGTACCTGTGAAATGGAATTAGAAATTCCAGTAAACAGATGAATAATGGAGTTTGAAGCTCTGAGAAAAGGTCTGGATTAAAGATAAAGATTGGAAGTCATCAGCATATGGGTGCTAGTCAAAACCAGGACTATATGAGGTCCTCCAGCGAAGGAATATACCGTAAAATGAATTGTGGGATGAGGGCAGACACTGTCAGAAGTGAGAATAGGACCCAGAAAATATCATAAAGTGTTTTGTGCCAGCTAAATTGAGTGGAACCCAAGCATTCTGTTCTCTGCTCAGGATAAGTCCCCTACTTACCATGTAGATTTGTCTTCAGCTTTACTTATGCCAGAAAAGTTGGATAAACATACTAAGAGAGGAAGTAATCACACACTTTTCTTTTGAGGGAGTGGGGACTGCCCTTGGTCCCAACTCCCCCCTCAAAGACCTTATTCTCTGCTTTTAGTATGTGGAGAACAACAAGAATGCGGACAATGATTGGTTCCGACTGGAGTCCAACAAGGAAGGGACTCGGTAGGCAGACCCTCTTGggaggtgtgggggtggggatctTACATAGTTTGAGCATTATGATGTCCTAAAGCACATTGCTAggcctttcctttccctttctggtCTCCACTGTCACAGTTCCAGAGTTCCCCAATTCGTACCCCATGAGGCTCCCAGGCTGGTCACCTAAACCAAGAAAGTGTCATTTGAGAATTAGAAGAATGTGAAGATTGGACTGAGGTTTGGTCTTTGTTACAGGTGGTTTGGAAAATGCTGGTACATCCATGACCTCCTCAAATATGAGTTTGACATCGAGTTTGACGTGAGTATGATGGAGTAGGGAATATGGAGGTTAGTAGAACAGGAGGGATTAGGTAATTATTCACAAGCTAACCTCTTTGAGGGAccaaagaaaactttttaaatgggAGGGAAAGGCTGAAGTTTGAAGCAAGTGTAGGTTATAGTTACTCTTCTCCATGTCCAGAATCCTGGTATGTACATGCTGCTTGGGGAGTTCGCAGAGCATTTCATTTAAGAAATGTGTATGTCTGATTAGATTGGTTCCTTTCTATCTTGATTCTGTTTCATTAAGGCTTTATAATTCTTCCAGATTCCTATCACATATCCCACTACTGCTCCAGAAATTGCAGTCCCTGAACTGGATGGAAAAACAGCAAAGATGTACAGGTAGGACTGAAAAGGAGATGGGAAAAGGTCAAAGAAGGCTTTGGAGAAGAACTCTGGAAGGCAGGAATTTTCCCAGAGTCTGCTGGCCTAGAGCTGCTCCAGGTCTTCTGCCAACCCTGGGCAAAAGCACTTAGCTGAACTTGTTCTCAGTTCTGATCACTGGTAGTCTTCCTGTGCTCCCAAGAACCTGCTATGCTTTATAGCATACCTTGCATGTCAACACCTTCTTCATCTTGTCCCTCTTACAGGGGTGGCAAAATATGCCTGACCGATCACTTTAAGCCTTTGTGGGCCAGGAACGTGCCCAAGTTTGGACTAGCTCATCTCATGGCTCTAGGGGTAAGTCTGGAAtacagagggggagggggaagtggtTAGGTCCTAAGCAGTGTAATAAAAGTAACTGAGAGTACAAGGAATAACTGTTCTCCTTTGGGCGTGTTCTCCTAGAATATCTCTAGGAAGGAGCTTCTGTGGAATAAGAGGTATTGATTGGGTGGTAGTAATCTCACAGGGTCTCCCTTCTGTTGCAGCTGGGTCCTTGGCTGGCAGTGGAAATCCCCGATCTGATTCAGAAAGGAGTGATTCAGCATAAAGAGAAATGCAACTAATGAAGGATGGAGCCACTGAGGCAGGACAGAGGGACCTTTGATAGGCTACGTTCCTGTTTTCCTGTGCATCACTCTTCTTACTCACCTAACTGCTTACCCCCACACCCCTTCAGCCATAATTGTAGCTGCAACAGACACTGCTGAAAAAAACAACAGTACTGCTACTGAATTTCTGAGTTGGGCTACACAGGGAGGGGAAAGACTAGGGCCTTGAAAAACAGTTTATATCCCTTCTCCAGGTGGAGCAGTGTAAGGTGCTGGAGGGATGGGGGTGACTGAAAGTGGATACATAGTCTTTTTAGTTTCTGGAGATAACTCATCAATAAAAGCTGATTCCTCAGTGGCTTGTGGTTCTCATTGGTGGCAGTTAATAGAGGGTGAGCAGGCTAACGGTCAGCAGGCTGAGACCCAAGGCACCTGTACAATTACACTAGTTCCggaaggagagggaaatggaggaTGCTCTGGTCTGGAATTGGGGAATGAAAGGAAATCTTGACTGCTCTCTCTGCTGTTGAGTTCTGCTCTTGTCCTTTAGCAGGGAGCCTACTGCTTTGGCCTGCAAGATGCCTGAGGAATGGTTTTGCAGGGCTAACATTCTTTGCCCACCAGGGATCTTTCCAACCCTATGTGGATACTTCTTCACTGGTCTGTGGGCTGGATCCAGGCCCTGCAGCTTCCCACATTCACACCCCTGCTCCCTGGGAATGATATGTGCTGGAAGTCGGAGGGCCATACCATGATTGTCGTATCTACATCCCTAAAGGCCACAGGATGGGGCGATGGTATTCTGTACTTTAGGGACTTGCTTTGGAGCGATGATTTAAAGACAATCCTGGGCAGAACAGGGAACTGGCGGTCCTAAAGTTGGCTGTGTTTCCATGGTGTCGGCGGCGGAGCCGAGGGGGCGGGTTCACGCAAGCGCCATGAAAGCGGGTGGGTGGACTCCGAGTGTGGGTGCGCAGGCGCTGTGAGAGACAGTGAAGCCGGTGGCCGGTGGCCGGGCGGGACCAACAAAGATGGCGGCGGCCCCTGCGGCGGGAGAGATCTGGGCGACAGCTGCTGCTAAAGCTGCAGCCGGGCCTGCAGGGGGGCTGCACGAGGGTAGGAGGGGGTGGCCCTGAGCTGGGGCCTGGCCCCGGCTGGCCTCCCCCACCGCCTCACCGGGGGACAGGTACGGTCCGGGGCGTTAtggcgtgggggggggggggagaatgcCGAGGGAGGACTGCTCCAGACCCGAGAGATCGCCCTCCACCAAGGCAGAGCCGCGGGGAGCCCAGCAGGCCTGGGAGAACTGGGCTGGAGCGACAGCATCCGTGGATCGCGGAGAACACGCCGCCGGACTCCGTAGCCAATCAGCGGCCTCGGCCTTTCTGCCCTCGAGGGGGGCGGACCCGGTTAAGCCTGCTGTGGTGGGAGAGGTGCAGAGATGAGGGGTCAGGGAGTTGTTTGTCGTCCCTCCCGGCCACTGCCCCTGATCCCCGACACCACTTTGGAGctcagaggtgggggagggagtgaTTCGCAAGTCACCCTTTTAGTCGGCTTCATTTGCAGCCCGGAGGGGCAGGGGTTTGAGTATTGAATGCTGTCTTATGGACTGTTAGACTTGCATCCACACCCTCATTTGACCAGAGGTCCTAAGTCACCCAGGGCACATCCCACTTGACTAGCCAGGTATGGGGGACCTTCATGAGCATTTAGATTATAAAGACAGCCAAGATAGAGACTACTGTTGGCTCTCCAGTAAAGCTGTGTTCTGAAGGAAGAGGGTGAGGAATGTAGAAAGAGGCAAAGCCCTGGGCTACtaccattcattaattcatttacttaatGGATACTAAGTATTTACTTTGTGCCAAACACTATGCTGGGTACTGGGGATACAGTGACTAACATCAtagacatggttcctgccctccaTACATGTAGAAACTAGTATGGTAGCGTATGTTCTCATCTCCCTCCATATTCAAATATTGACCCTCTCTTCTCCTCCCAGGTCCAGTCTGTGGTGTCCACAATGCCCCAGGCTTCTGAGCACCGCTTGGGACGGACCCGAGAGCCACCTCTTAATGTCCAGCCCAGAGTGGGATCCAAGCTACCATTTGCTTCTCGGGCCCGGAGCAAGGAGCGCCGAAGCCCAGCCCCTGGGCCGAACCCTATGTTACGACCTCTGCCTCCCAGGCCAGGTCCCCCTGAGGAACGGCTCAAGAAACTGGAGCTGGGACGCGGACGGACCTCAGGCCCCCGTCCCAGAGGCCCGCTTCGGGCAGATCATGGAGTTCCCCTGCCTGGCTCACCACCCCCAGCTGTGGCTCTGCCTCTCCCATCCAGGACCAACCTAGCTCGTTCCAAGTCTGTGAGCAGTGGAGACTTGCGTCCAATGGGGATTGCCTTGGGAGGGCATCGTGGCACTGGAGAGCTAGGAGCTGCACTGAGCCGCTTGGCTCTACGGCCTGAGCCACCCCCTTTGAGACGTAGCACCTCTCTCCGCCGCCTTGGGGGCTTTCCTGGGCCCCCCACCTTGCTCAGCATACGGACGGAGCCCCCTACTTCCCATGGCCCTTTCCACGTGATATCTGCCCGGCCCTCTGAGCCTTTCTACTCCAATGACAAGATGGTGAGGACTTGCCAGCACATATGGTCTTCCATGCCCGTGTTCTTCCATGCCTCCAGCTTTCTTGCCATCATATGgctttcctttcccccttttccccAAGTTCTTTTTCAACCCCTCATTACAGCAGTTTGGACTTTCCTCTCCCTTACTTAAGTACCCTTGAGCCTCATAGGCCCTTTTCGGGGTTGTCTGTGACTACCCAGCATGATGTGCCATTTCAGTCCCCTGGGAATTAACTCAACCATTTGGAATTCTTCTTTGGGTCCCCAGGCCCTTACTTTCCCTTGCTGTACCTTCTCTCCTGGGATGCAGCCTAGGCCTAATTAATCTCTGGAGCCCAAGAGGGGCGGGCTTAGAACATCTGAGCTAGTGTGGTTGCCCATTTCCCAAGCTAAGTAAGCTAGGCTGATTGCAGTTGGAGCCATCAGGAGAGGGTGCAGGAAGTGGCCACGGGTGCAGGAGGGGGTCTTGGGGGTAGcaaggttggggtggggagcaaCTGGGCAACCATGCCAGTGCTTGGGGAGTTGCCCCAGGAGCTGTATCGCCGGCTAGCTGGGCAAAGGAGTAAGTGGGCAACAGGTGGGACAGCCATGGCTGAGTCCGTGGTACACTCAGCTGTGATGGGCTTACTGCTCATGGCCAGTGAGGTAGGGAGACCCCAATACCCAGTGAGGGAGAGTGTGGAGTTTGGGGgtgaaggctggggttggggaggcagTGGGCAGCATGCTGTCGAAAGGTTAAAGTGCCAGGTGGGATATATGGGAACCCGCTGACTGTACTCTGACCTTCCAGGCTCATCACACACTGCTTCTGGGCTCCGGTCATGTTGGCCTCCGAAATCTGGGGAACACGGTAAGAGCCATTCTTCTGTCTTTTGTAacaggaatgtgaaatggtgctgGGGCAGGCGTGGGGAAGGAAACTTAGGGAAGGCGTGGGAAAGGAGAGCTTAAGGAGTTCTCCTAAGGCTTCCTGGGCACTGGTCTGGAGAGATAATGACAGTGTCTCTGCTGCTCTCCAGTGCTTCCTGAATGCTGTGCTGCAGTGTTTGAGCAGCACTCGGCCTCTTCGGGACTTCTGTCTGAGAAGGGACTTCCGGCAAGAGGTGCCTGGAGGAGGCCGAGCCCAAGAGCTCACTGAAGGTGGGGCAACAACTCCTGCTCCCTCCTTTCAAGTCTTCTTTCCCCAGCCCTTTGTATGTCCACCTGCCAGTGCTGGTGGCCCCAACCCTGAAAGCTGTCAATTGTATCTGTTTTTCCCAGTGCCTCCTTTCCTAGAGGTTGTTTTCGATTCTCTGAGCCTCCTCTTGCTTTCTTCTTCCAGTTGTTAACCTTTCTTTCCATTCCCCATTCCCACCCCGATagcctttgcagatgtgattggTGCCCTGTGGCACCCTGACTCCTGCGAAGCTGTGAATCCTACTCGGTTCCGAGCTGTCTTCCAGAAATACGTTCCCTCCTTCTCTGGATACAGGTGGGAGAGCTTGGGGTGTGGGATTTCTCTCTGGCCATGTTTTGGGGTAGGGCCGACCAGGGCCCCTGGCAGCAACATTCTGAGCCTTGAGATGATCTTCATCTAGGAAGTGGGGACTGATGCCTGGGCAGGAGTTAGTGTCTGTGGTCAGATCTAGGTAGAGGTCAGTTGCCCACACTCGTCGTCTGACTGCAGCCAGCAGGATGCGCAAGAGTTTCTGAAGCTCCTCATGGAGCGGCTACACCTCGAAATCAACCGACGAGGCCGCCGGGCTCCACCAATCCTGGCCAGTGGTCCAGCTCCCTCTCCACCCCGCCGCGGAGGGGCTCTGCTAGAAGAACCTGAGTTAAGGTAAGATTGCTCccccttctttttctccccagtaGTTTATCAGCAGCATTCATCCTTCACAGAACTGAGCTAGTCAAGATTGAAGATGTAGGGTCCAGGGAAATGCTTAGCTTAGAAAATGGTTTGAGAAGCAGTGCAGAAGtaggaagaggcaggaggaggagggaggctgaggggtACAGATGGAGACAGAGGAGAATGCTAGGGATGTTACCATTTTGTCGGAGGAGGATATAATTAATTTCCATCAAGGTACCTAAGGGGTTTGAACCAGATGGAGGAAGACAGCATGTTCTTCCTTTGACTCTTTCTTGAAATTTAGAGAAGGAGCTGGGATATGGGTGGGGTACAGGGCTCTATGGATCACTTCAGTGGTGTTGGGGGTGCCCAGTGTTCCTAGTATCTCATGGGTGCTCCCCACTTCCCTTGATCTGTGGTAGCGATGATGACCGAGCCAACTTAATGTGGAAGCGTTACCTGGAGCGAGAGGACAGCAAGATTGTGGGTATGGAACGGGACAAAGTGATGGCGGGATATTAGGGCATGGGGGGCGGGGTGCAggcttcacagaaaaaaataagtattatcAGGGGTATGTAAATAAGACTGGATGATGAAAATGTGGAAAAGGTGTGAGGGGGTTGGGAGGAACGGtggtggtgggaaaggaagggtCAGGCaaagaaaggggtgggaagagacaggaaTCCAAGGGAGCATCTCAGGCATCCCACAATGACTGTTTCTCCTGCCCCTTTGCTTTTATCTAGACCTGTTTGTGGGCCAGTTGAAAAGTTGTCTCAAGTGCCAGGCCTGTGGGTATCGCTCCACGACCTTCGAGGTTTTTTGTGACCTGTCCCtgcccatccccaaggtgggatTCCAGAGGATTCCAGGGGTGGATGGGACATGGGTTCTGTGACCCACCCCTA
This genomic interval carries:
- the USP21 gene encoding ubiquitin carboxyl-terminal hydrolase 21 isoform X2, which translates into the protein MPQASEHRLGRTREPPLNVQPRVGSKLPFASRARSKERRSPAPGPNPMLRPLPPRPGPPEERLKKLELGRGRTSGPRPRGPLRADHGVPLPGSPPPAVALPLPSRTNLARSKSVSSGDLRPMGIALGGHRGTGELGAALSRLALRPEPPPLRRSTSLRRLGGFPGPPTLLSIRTEPPTSHGPFHVISARPSEPFYSNDKMAHHTLLLGSGHVGLRNLGNTCFLNAVLQCLSSTRPLRDFCLRRDFRQEVPGGGRAQELTEAFADVIGALWHPDSCEAVNPTRFRAVFQKYVPSFSGYSQQDAQEFLKLLMERLHLEINRRGRRAPPILASGPAPSPPRRGGALLEEPELSDDDRANLMWKRYLEREDSKIVDLFVGQLKSCLKCQACGYRSTTFEVFCDLSLPIPKVCDRCRQKTRSTKKLTVQRFPRILVLHLNRFSASRGSIKKSSVGVDFPLQRLSLGDFASDKVGSPIYQLYALCNHSGSVHYGHYTALCRCQTGWHVYNDSRVSPVSENQVASSEGYVLFYQLMQEPPRCL
- the USP21 gene encoding ubiquitin carboxyl-terminal hydrolase 21 isoform X1, translating into MPQASEHRLGRTREPPLNVQPRVGSKLPFASRARSKERRSPAPGPNPMLRPLPPRPGPPEERLKKLELGRGRTSGPRPRGPLRADHGVPLPGSPPPAVALPLPSRTNLARSKSVSSGDLRPMGIALGGHRGTGELGAALSRLALRPEPPPLRRSTSLRRLGGFPGPPTLLSIRTEPPTSHGPFHVISARPSEPFYSNDKMAHHTLLLGSGHVGLRNLGNTCFLNAVLQCLSSTRPLRDFCLRRDFRQEVPGGGRAQELTEAFADVIGALWHPDSCEAVNPTRFRAVFQKYVPSFSGYSQQDAQEFLKLLMERLHLEINRRGRRAPPILASGPAPSPPRRGGALLEEPELSDDDRANLMWKRYLEREDSKIVDLFVGQLKSCLKCQACGYRSTTFEVFCDLSLPIPKKGFAGGKVSLRDCFSLFTKEEELESENAPVCDRCRQKTRSTKKLTVQRFPRILVLHLNRFSASRGSIKKSSVGVDFPLQRLSLGDFASDKVGSPIYQLYALCNHSGSVHYGHYTALCRCQTGWHVYNDSRVSPVSENQVASSEGYVLFYQLMQEPPRCL
- the USP21 gene encoding ubiquitin carboxyl-terminal hydrolase 21 isoform X4, with the protein product MPQASEHRLGRTREPPLNVQPRVGSKLPFASRARSKERRSPAPGPNPMLRPLPPRPGPPEERLKKLELGRGRTSGPRPRGPLRADHGVPLPGSPPPAVALPLPSRTNLARSKSVSSGDLRPMGIALGGHRGTGELGAALSRLALRPEPPPLRRSTSLRRLGGFPGPPTLLSIRTEPPTSHGPFHVISARPSEPFYSNDKMAHHTLLLGSGHVGLRNLGNTCFLNAVLQCLSSTRPLRDFCLRRDFRQEVPGGGRAQELTEAFADVIGALWHPDSCEAVNPTRFRAVFQKYVPSFSGYSQQDAQEFLKLLMERLHLEINRRGRRAPPILASGPAPSPPRRGGALLEEPELSDDDRANLMWKRYLEREDSKIVDLFVGQLKSCLKCQACGYRSTTFEVFCDLSLPIPKKGFAGGKVSLRDCFSLFTKEEELESENAPEAPYISCMPFATTRAASTMATTQPYAGARLAGMSTMTLVSPLSVKTKWHPVRATCCSTN